A genome region from Natronobeatus ordinarius includes the following:
- a CDS encoding FAD-dependent oxidoreductase, with product MAKSYDRLFEPIDIGPVTIPNRVYQPPHGNAYGLGDRQKYHRAEKAKGGFGLIVQEYSQVHESSDATPVDTGYIHTDETIEPQKEMVEAIHEQGSKVFVELWHGGITASNYGTRHPPLSASQIPSGRYFTPKEMEYEDIQEIVDAFGDAASRAREIGYDGVEFHAAHGYLISQFLSPFYNNRDDEYGGSLENRMRFFQELIDVVRENVSDDMAVGTRYTIDERVDGGLTKDGDGMEIIRQIGDDLDFWDIDIGVKQSIDDMIGPSRKHNKNYQMEYIREATQELDVPVGGTGRITDPDDAESLLKEGYVDMIGMARQSIADPHWARKAKQGDVDQIRECIGCNICVSQSRQGIPLICTQNPTIGMEEQWPAEEYREADEPKGVVVVGGGPAGLEAARVAAERGHFVHLKEKERDVGGRVNFEGSLPDLGEWKRVRDWRKTELQRLDMAEIHTGPRAEMDYDDVRTYGAEIVIIATGARWSEKGITSGTHEPVEGWNQDHVLTPEEANDADISDSSVVIFDEEGYNVSAGIAQSLADENDVTFVTPRTSEFQEAFHTFEQKEIFKSLYEKDVTFLPKHSLASVSEDTVEVSNVYSGETDTVDADYVVFTTMRVSNDQLYKELKADVDELRSETEIEEVHAVGDCVSPRRIADAVYHGHEIGRSI from the coding sequence ATGGCGAAATCGTACGACCGCCTTTTCGAACCGATAGACATTGGTCCTGTCACGATTCCGAACAGAGTGTATCAGCCCCCACACGGGAACGCATATGGACTCGGTGACCGTCAGAAATACCACCGAGCAGAGAAGGCAAAAGGTGGGTTCGGTCTCATCGTTCAAGAGTACAGTCAGGTACACGAATCGTCCGATGCGACTCCCGTTGACACGGGGTATATACATACGGACGAAACAATCGAGCCACAAAAGGAAATGGTCGAGGCGATCCACGAGCAGGGCTCGAAAGTGTTCGTCGAGCTGTGGCACGGCGGCATAACGGCCTCGAACTACGGAACCCGACATCCACCGCTATCGGCGTCACAGATCCCCTCCGGGAGGTACTTCACGCCGAAAGAGATGGAATACGAGGATATTCAGGAGATCGTCGATGCGTTTGGGGACGCAGCCTCCCGAGCACGTGAGATTGGCTATGACGGTGTCGAGTTCCATGCCGCTCACGGCTACCTCATCTCGCAGTTTCTTTCGCCGTTCTACAACAACCGTGACGACGAGTACGGTGGCTCCCTCGAGAACCGGATGCGTTTTTTCCAAGAACTCATCGACGTGGTCCGGGAAAACGTGAGCGACGACATGGCGGTTGGGACACGGTACACGATCGACGAGCGGGTCGACGGTGGGCTCACGAAGGACGGAGACGGGATGGAGATCATCCGTCAGATCGGCGACGATCTCGATTTCTGGGACATAGACATCGGTGTCAAGCAGTCTATCGATGACATGATTGGCCCGAGTCGGAAACACAACAAGAACTATCAGATGGAGTATATTCGGGAGGCGACTCAGGAACTCGACGTACCCGTCGGAGGTACAGGTCGGATCACCGATCCCGACGATGCCGAGTCACTGCTCAAGGAGGGGTACGTGGATATGATTGGGATGGCCCGTCAGTCCATCGCGGATCCGCACTGGGCACGAAAGGCAAAACAAGGTGACGTCGATCAGATCCGAGAGTGTATCGGCTGTAACATCTGTGTCTCACAGTCCAGACAGGGCATTCCGCTTATTTGCACGCAGAATCCGACGATCGGCATGGAGGAACAGTGGCCAGCAGAGGAGTACCGCGAAGCGGATGAGCCGAAAGGCGTCGTCGTCGTCGGGGGCGGGCCAGCAGGACTAGAAGCAGCGCGGGTCGCGGCCGAACGAGGGCACTTCGTTCATCTGAAAGAAAAAGAGCGTGACGTCGGTGGACGCGTCAACTTCGAAGGGAGCCTCCCCGACCTTGGCGAGTGGAAACGCGTCCGCGACTGGCGGAAGACCGAACTGCAGCGATTGGACATGGCGGAGATCCACACTGGCCCCCGGGCCGAAATGGACTACGACGACGTTCGGACGTACGGCGCCGAAATCGTAATCATCGCGACGGGTGCGAGGTGGTCCGAAAAAGGCATCACGTCCGGCACCCACGAGCCGGTCGAGGGCTGGAACCAAGACCACGTTCTCACCCCCGAAGAAGCGAACGATGCAGACATCTCCGATTCATCGGTCGTCATCTTCGACGAGGAGGGGTACAACGTCAGTGCCGGCATTGCACAGTCGTTGGCCGACGAAAACGACGTCACGTTCGTGACTCCCCGAACGAGCGAGTTCCAGGAGGCATTTCACACGTTCGAGCAGAAGGAGATCTTTAAATCGCTGTACGAGAAGGACGTCACGTTCCTCCCGAAACACTCCCTTGCGTCCGTCAGCGAAGACACCGTCGAGGTATCGAACGTATACTCGGGTGAGACGGACACTGTCGACGCAGATTACGTCGTGTTCACGACAATGCGCGTCTCCAACGATCAGCTCTACAAGGAGCTGAAAGCCGACGTCGACGAACTTCGATCCGAAACTGAGATCGAGGAAGTACATGCGGTCGGTGACTGTGTCTCCCCGCGTCGGATCGC
- a CDS encoding HD domain-containing protein: MTEYRSQVEDAFPELSEIESDSLRAKVRKAWVLALERGGWRDIHDIPYAWNIHETSNVEHVRGVVRIAVDSARQQRDFHGADPDLDVIRAACLLHDVGKCYEYVEYVDEDLTADPNLEYATDEIPHSLSGYALAHEVGCPLAVQRAIPHFIGEIPTRTLEAELVKSANSASSNAITQATMGITLKEWVAKYSQTTK, translated from the coding sequence ATGACCGAGTACCGCTCACAGGTTGAAGATGCCTTCCCTGAACTGTCCGAGATAGAATCCGACAGTCTCCGCGCGAAGGTACGCAAGGCATGGGTGCTCGCCCTTGAGCGTGGTGGGTGGCGTGACATTCACGATATCCCCTATGCGTGGAACATTCACGAAACGAGTAACGTTGAACACGTCCGTGGGGTCGTCCGTATCGCCGTCGACTCGGCCCGACAGCAGCGTGACTTCCACGGCGCGGATCCGGATCTAGACGTCATCCGGGCGGCGTGTCTGCTCCACGACGTCGGGAAGTGCTACGAGTACGTCGAGTACGTCGATGAGGATCTAACCGCAGATCCCAACCTCGAGTACGCCACGGATGAAATCCCTCACTCGCTATCCGGTTACGCGCTGGCTCACGAGGTGGGCTGTCCGCTTGCGGTTCAGCGGGCGATCCCGCATTTCATCGGCGAGATCCCAACCCGAACCCTGGAAGCGGAACTCGTAAAGAGCGCCAACTCCGCGTCCTCGAACGCGATCACCCAGGCGACGATGGGAATCACCCTCAAAGAGTGGGTTGCTAAGTACTCCCAGACGACGAAGTAG
- a CDS encoding EthD domain-containing protein encodes MYKHIALLVRKSGMTHDQFVDHWQNTHTPIAKEIEGVTRYQQVLPNDPEIAEFDGIAELYFEDLDALYAALGSEGSRDYDPAKGKAKEAREDVDNFLAIDERPRFIGEEIVQKDETDGDTAGLYKHSAFLVRKDGMTHEEFIDHWQNTHTPIAKEIEGVVRYTTVLPTDPDNAEFDGVSELYFESLEDLHAALGGEGSRDYDPAGGKAKEAREDVDNFLAIDERPRFIGRERVQKQADE; translated from the coding sequence ATGTACAAGCACATAGCGCTGCTCGTCCGCAAGAGCGGCATGACCCACGATCAGTTCGTCGATCACTGGCAGAACACACACACCCCGATCGCAAAGGAGATCGAGGGGGTCACACGGTATCAACAGGTGCTGCCGAACGATCCAGAAATTGCTGAGTTCGACGGAATCGCGGAGCTGTATTTTGAGGATCTCGACGCACTATATGCGGCACTCGGTAGCGAGGGATCCAGAGATTACGACCCAGCGAAGGGGAAAGCGAAGGAGGCACGCGAGGACGTCGATAACTTCCTCGCGATCGACGAACGACCTCGCTTCATCGGCGAAGAAATCGTTCAGAAAGACGAGACGGACGGTGACACCGCTGGGCTTTACAAGCACTCCGCCTTCCTCGTTCGAAAGGATGGAATGACCCACGAGGAGTTCATCGATCACTGGCAGAACACCCACACACCGATCGCAAAAGAGATCGAAGGTGTCGTTCGGTACACGACCGTCCTTCCAACGGATCCCGATAACGCGGAGTTCGACGGCGTTTCCGAACTGTACTTCGAAAGCCTCGAGGACCTGCACGCGGCGCTCGGAGGCGAAGGGAGCCGTGATTACGATCCAGCAGGCGGCAAAGCCAAAGAGGCACGCGAGGACGTCGATAACTTCCTCGCGATCGACGAACGTCCCCGCTTTATCGGCCGCGAGCGCGTCCAAAAGCAAGCCGACGAATAG